The following nucleotide sequence is from Citrus sinensis cultivar Valencia sweet orange chromosome 6, DVS_A1.0, whole genome shotgun sequence.
TCCCATCGAGGCACACCgtacaataacaataatatggGCACTTGGCGGCCGTCTCCTGACCGAAAGTAAACACCGGCAGCCAATAACTCTTGAGCCTGAACGAGTTTGCAGCAAAGCGGATGGCCAAGaagatgatggtgatgatcaTTATCACATTCATGTTCATAAGCTTCCAGCCTGTACTTGTACTGCTCACGAAATTCGCAGCCTTGCTTATGAGTTCCAATAATTGAACTCCCACCATCGTTTTGTGAATACCCCAATCATAAACGAGtgccaaattaaaaatttcatatagcATGGCTTAGAAGGCAGAAAGTAGTCTTGTATTTATTCTTaggtatttttttaacttgagTCCCCGTTGTTTGTAGAATAAAATTCAGAGGcctcaatttttaaaatacgtCACTTAAGTCCTAGTTCCTTCTGAGccctttattaaatttcactgttaaaaaaattaacagcaAATAGACAATTTTAAAGCCTTCTTGTGTTTGACGTGCTT
It contains:
- the LOC127903102 gene encoding putative RING-H2 finger protein ATL69; translated protein: MVGVQLLELISKAANFVSSTSTGWKLMNMNVIMIITIIFLAIRFAANSFRLKSYWLPVFTFGQETAAKCPYYCYCTVCLDGISDGQKFRRLPECKHCFHVECIDAWFQSRSTCPLCRIEVAIVIARQRRNHQDGLGFLSFFSFHSAETC